From the Brassica napus cultivar Da-Ae chromosome A8, Da-Ae, whole genome shotgun sequence genome, one window contains:
- the LOC106368456 gene encoding magnesium dechelatase SGR1, chloroplastic-like: MCSLSTSLLLPARLKPGYSDKRGNSSNSLLVSNGRSKMKSQGIVPMTRLFGPAIFESSKLKVLFVGVDEKKHPPTLPRTYTLTHSDITAKLTLAISHSINNSQLQGWANKLYRDEVVAEWKKVKGKMSLHVHCHISGGHILLDIFAKFRYYIFCKELPIVLKAIVHGDGDLLNKYPELQEAPVWVHFHSNVDEFNRVECWGPLWEATTTTSPDDDGHRRTHTLPESQCVDECTCCSPPVISIPWSHTLSNEMSNDYSRTQAEGKCLTPNPEKL, from the exons ATGTGTAGTTTGTCGACGAGTCTACTGTTACCGGCAAGGCTCAAACCAGGTTACTCAGACAAACGGGGTAACAGCAGCAACTCACTCCTTGTCTCCAATGGAAGATCGAAGATGAAGAGCCAAGGCATTGTTCCC ATGACAAGGTTGTTTGGACCAGCGATCTTCGAATCATCGAAGTTGAAAGTATTGTTTGTAGGGGTTGATGAGAAGAAGCATCCACCAACGCTCCCTAGAACTTACACCCTCACTCACAGTGACATTACTGCTAAACTAACTTTAGCTATCTCTCACTCCATTAACAACTCTCAG TTGCAAGGATGGGCAAATAAGCTATACAGAGATGAAGTGGTAGCAGAGTGGAAGAAAGTGAAAGGGAAAATGTCGCTTCACGTTCACTGTCATATCAGCGGTGGACATATCCTTTTAGATATTTTCGCAAAGTTTCGTTACTACATCTTTTGCAAAGAGCTACCTATT GTGTTGAAGGCTATTGTTCATGGAGATGGGGACTTGTTGAACAAGTATCCGGAGTTACAAGAAGCTCCTGTTTGGGTTCATTTCCATTCCAATGTCGATGAGTTCAACAGAGTTGAATGTTGGGGTCCCCTTTGGGAAGCTACTACTACTACTTCACCTGATGATGATGGTCACAGGAGGACTCATACTCTTCCTGAGTCACAGTGCGTGGATGAGTGCACTTGTTGTTCCCCACCTGTTATCTCCATTCCCTGGTCTCATACTCTTAGTAATGAGATGTCTAATGATTACTCTCGGACTCAGGCCGAGGGAAAATGTCTAACTCCTAATCCGGAGAAACTCTGA
- the LOC106368459 gene encoding cysteine-rich receptor-like protein kinase 11, with translation MLWCIKCLGPHLKLQQPLTLTFDKLTNTTYKYWEGIFGLVFKKANGREVFAFARSSYKEKIKLMNLISILCFVLISFGVASVSAETTCPNNGGGFTPNGTYDANRRLILSYLPSNVTAQKGLFYNGSIGQEPNRIYVTGMCMPGSDTVVCSDCIKMASDDLLQRCPNQTEAYSWAPHPTLCYVRYSNTSFLGSLDLSPWQSITHRANVTSDLTEFRKIWEDLAVRMIDAASTSKSSPSSSDNYYTANTAALNPFQEIYALMQCTPDLSSSDCKTCLRESVRHYNDRPCCNRRQGTRVRRPSCYLRMETYTFSKASFVNFTAASPLPVDDQPSKINNGEDSKRLSTGIVVAITVATVVGVLILLVLGYVLCRRRNSYQRTQFENDSDISTTNSSQYDFKTIEVATNNFSSSNKLGEGGFGEVYKGTLSTGTEVAVKRLSKMSGQGTREFRNEAVLVSKLQHRNLVRLLGFCLEGEEKILIYEFVPNKSLDYFLFDPEKQGQLDWSQRYKIIGGIARGILYLHQDSQLTIIHRDLKTSNILLDADMNPKISDFGLSTIFGIDQTQGNTNRIAGTYAYMSPEYALQGQFSMKSDVYSFGVLVLEIISGKKNSNVYQMDETSTAGNLVNNAWRLWRNGSPLELLDPSIGRNNQSNEVTRCIHIALLCVQDNPEDRPMLSTIILMLTSNTISLPVPQLPSFFPRSRPEFEQVSMSESSQSTVKSVSDSICDTTITELEPR, from the exons ATGT TATGGTGTATCAAGTGTCTGGGTCCACATTTGAAACTTCAACAACCACTGACTTTGACTTTTGACAAATTAACGAATACAACTTATAAATATTGGGAGGGAATCTTCGGTTTGGTATTTAAGAAAGCGAACGGTAGAGAGGTTTTTGCTTTTGCAAGATCTtcttacaaagaaaaaataaagctGATGAATTTGATTTCAATCCTCTGTTTTGTTCTCATAAGCTTCGGTGTTGCTTCGGTTTCAGCAGAAACAACATGTCCGAACAATGGAGGAGGTTTCACGCCCAACGGTACCTACGACGCAAACCGCCGTCTCATCCTATCTTATCTTCCTTCAAACGTCACGGCTCAAAAGGGCCTCTTTTACAACGGCTCCATCGGACAAGAACCGAACCGTATCTACGTAACAGGGATGTGCATGCCAGGATCAGATACAGTTGTCTGTTCTGACTGTATCAAGATGGCCTCTGATGATTTGTTACAGAGATGTCCAAACCAAACAGAAGCGTATTCTTGGGCACCTCATCCCACGCTTTGCTATGTGCGCTACTCCAACACTTCTTTCTTAGGATCTTTAGATCTAAGTCCGTGGCAGAGCATCACCCACCGTGCAAATGTAACCTCAGATCTGACAGAGTTCAGGAAGATATGGGAAGACTTAGCTGTTCGTATGATTGATGCAGCATCCACATCCAAAAGCTCACCATCCTCTAGTGATAACTATTACACAGCTAATACCGCAGCcttgaatcctttccaggaAATCTATGCATTGATGCAATGCACGCCGGATCTTTCCTCTAGTGATTGTAAGACTTGCCTCCGAGAGAGCGTACGTCACTACAACGACCGGCCATGCTGTAATAGGAGGCAAGGGACCCGTGTCCGGCGGCCAAGCTGCTATCTCCGTATGGAGACGTATACCTTCTCTAAGGcttcttttgttaattttacGGCGGCTTCTCCTCTTCCTGTAGATGATCAGCCCAGCAAGATCAACAATG GAGAAGATAGCAAAAGACTCTCAACTGGAATTGTCGTGGCCATTACCGTTGCAACTGTTGTTGGCGTCTTGATACTGCTTGTTCTTGGTTATGTTCTATGCCGGAGGAGAAACTCATACCAAAGAACTCAGTTTGAAA ATGATAGTGATATCTCAACTACAAATTCATCACAATACGACTTTAAGACAATTGAAGTTGCAACAAACAATTTTTCCAGTAGTAATAAGCTCGGTGAAGGTGGGTTTGGCGAGGTTTACAAG GGTACACTATCAACTGGAACGGAAGTGGCTGTGAAGCGACTGTCGAAAATGTCAGGACAAGGGACAAGAGAGTTCAGGAACGAGGCTGTTCTTGTGTCAAAACTTCAACATAGGAATCTTGTTAGGCTTCTTGGATTCTGtttggaaggagaagaaaagatTCTCATCTATGAGTTTGTCCCTAACAAAAGCCTTGACTATTTCCTATTTG ACCCTGAAAAGCAAGGTCAGCTAGACTGGTCTCAACGATACAAGATCATTGGAGGGATTGCTAGAGGAATTCTTTATCTTCATCAAGATTCACAGCTCACAATCATTCATCGTGACCTTAAAACAAGTAACATTCTCTTGGATGCTGATATGAACCCAAAGATTTCAGATTTTGGACTGTCTACAATCTTTGGAATAGATCAAACTCAAGGCAATACCAACAGAATTGCTGGAACCTA CGCTTACATGTCTCCTGAGTATGCATTGCAAGGTCAATTTTCCATGAAATCTGACGTTTATAGCTTTGGAGTCTTAGTTCTCGAGATTATAAGTGGAAAGAAAAACAGTAACGTCTACCAGATGGATGAAACGAGTACTGCTGGAAACTTGGTCAATAAT GCTTGGAGGCTTTGGAGAAACGGGTCACCACTGGAACTGTTGGATCCATCAATTGGAAGGAATAATCAAAGTAATGAAGTCACTAGATGCATCCATATTGCGCTCTTATGTGTTCAAGACAATCCAGAAGACCGTCCAATGTTATCAACTATCATCTTGATGCTCACTAGCAACACAATCAGTCTACCAGTGCCTCAACTACCAAGTTTTTTCCCGCGTAGCAGGCCCGAATTTGAGCAGGTATCCATGTCCGAATCAAGTCAATCTACAGTAAAATCTGTTAGTGATTCTATTTGTGACACGACTATTACTGAACTAGAGCCTCGCTGA
- the LOC106368455 gene encoding protein TPX2 isoform X1 — translation MEMDEDMEIEPTAFEAKEIDLEYEFDASRWFDFTRMESAEESQSAEFWFHSAPSYAPSPFVTKLLLSEEVSDDKTEAAASTRSETAEDVCERDRETYQPSHINKTGNGMRFGMFSSQQGSHLKKLPSQPICKGPTVSNHNQNDKPKFRAKSSIRSTPRSSTLMRPTASQLAKQNNASKFHMQVDQIHEKGICGTEVQAAKRQKLDGGLLRKVADTKQEMNFVHKIPKKDTTLDRNSQQTRTKITIAQEPDFATSQRAHRTRHKNDAKLEQDSTTVYRFKARPFNRKIFDAPSLPIRKKSTPKLPEFQEFHLKTSERAMQHSSAVTTRSNQGSDVYKGSDKSNITDALDGVNRANRRPSAMDISKHDVSEGKHIFKARPLNKKILSSKGDMGIFKNSKRETTVPLEFSFHSEKRVQPDLPTDLFSKLSIKSELKQNNGSGTRFHQAKGFKENRVNSFQAGNEVTNRLAAGQQIQSSNSGVVINQTNQRWTVSRSLGIR, via the exons atggagatggatgaagatatggagatcgAGCCAACGGCGTTCGAGGCGAAAGAGATCGACCTTGAGTACGAGTTTGATGCCTCTCGGTGGTTCGATTTCACTCGGATGGAGTCAGCGGAGGAGTCTCAATCCGCCGAGTTCTGGTTTCACTCTGCTCCCTCCTACGCTCCCTCTC CCTTCGTAACAAAACTGTTACTCAGTGAGGAGGTTTCTGATGACAAGACCGAGGCGGCGGCATCCACTAGATCAGAGACAGCAGAAGATGTTTGTGAGAGGGATAGAGAGACCTATCAGCCTTCGCATATCAATAAAACAG gAAATGGAATGCGTTTTGGGATGTTTTCATCCCAACAAGGTAGTCACTTGAAGAAACTCCCAAGTCAACCCATATGCAAAG GACCAACGGTTAGCAATCACAACCAAAATGATAAACCAAAGTTCCGAGCTAAGTCAAGCATTAGATCAACTCCAAGGAGCTCGACGTTAATGAGACCTACTGCTAGTCAGTtagcaaaacaaaataatgcAAG TAAATTCCATATGCAAGTTGATCAAATTCATGAGAAAGGAATATGTGGGACCGAAGTTCAAGCGGCTAAAAGACAGAAGCTTGATGGAGGTCTTCTTCGTAAG GTTGCTGATACAAAGCAGGAGATGAATTTTGTTCACAAAATACCCAAGAAG GATACAACTCTTGATAGAAACTCACAACAAACCAGGACAAAGATTACTATCGCACAGGAGCCTGATTTTGCTACATCGCAGAGGGCTCACAGGACACG GCACAAGAATGATGCCAAGTTAGAACAGGACTCAACAACTGTATATAGATTCAAAGCACGTCCATTTAACCGAAAG ATATTTGATGCTCCCTCATTGCCCATCCGGAAAAAGAGCACTCCAAAACTACCTGAGTTCCAA GAATTCCATTTGAAGACTTCAGAAAGGGCTATGCAACATTCTTCCGCAGTGACAACAAGGTCTAATCAGGGGAGTGATGTGTATAAG GGGTCAGACAAATCTAATATAACTGATGCACTTGACGGTGTTAACAGGGCAAATAGGAG ACCAAGCGCTATGGATATATCTAAGCATGATGTCTCGgagggaaaacacatttttaaaGCTCGTCCTCTAAACAAGAAG ATACTTTCAAGCAAAGGAGACATGGgcattttcaaaaatagcaaGCGAGAAACAACAGTGCCTTTG GAGTTTAGTTTTCATTCGGAAAAGAGAGTTCAACCAGATTTACCAACAGACCTTTTCAGCAAG CTCTCCATCAAATCTGAGCTCAAGCAAAACAATGGATCTGGCACAAGATTTCATCAAGCAAAG GGCTTCAAGGAAAATAGAGTGAACTCTTTCCAAGCAGGGAATGAG GTAACAAACAGACTGGCAGCTGGACAACAAATACAATCTAGTAATAGCGGAGTAGTAATCAACCAAACAAACCAGCGATGGACCGTTAGTAG GAGCTTAGGCATTCGCTGA
- the LOC106368458 gene encoding cysteine-rich receptor-like protein kinase 11, producing the protein MKKLSFFLILCFVLISFVAASFSEETCSSNGMVFTPNGTYDANRRLILSYLPSNVTAQKGLFYNVSIGQEPNRIYATGMCIQGSDPVDCSDCIRTTSDALIQKCPNQTEAYSWPGGPTLCHVRYSNTSFLGSADLSPRDSITHGSNVTSDLTEFKKIWEDLAVRMVDAASTSRSTPSSSDNHYTANIAALTPFKDVYALMQCTPDISSSDCRTCLRQSAFEYSQPCCNTKQGTRIVRPSCYFRMELYSFSKATFVNFTAASPPPMAMPQPPDGQANMTNNGEDSKRLSTGIVVAITVATVVGVLILLVLGYVLCRRRRNSYQRTQFENDSDISTTHSSQYDFKTIEVATNNFSSSNKLGEGGFGEVYKGTLSTGTEVAVKRLSKMSGQGTREFRNEAVLVSKLQHRNLVRLLGFCLEGKEKILIYEFVPNKSLDYFLFDPEKQNRLDWTQRYKIIGGIARGILYLHQDSQLTIIHRDLKASNILLDAGMLPKISDFGLSTIFGIEQTQGNTNRIAGTYAYMSPEYAMQGQFSMKSDVYSFGVLVLEIISGKKNSNVYQMDETSTAGNLVNNAWRLWRNGSPLELLDPAIRRNNQSNEVTRCIHIALLCVQDNPEDRPMLSTIILMLTSNTITLPVPNLPSFFPRNRLELEKVSEGFESSRSTVKSAGYSVSDSSITDLEPR; encoded by the exons atgaagaagctGAGTTTCTTTTTGATCCTCTGTTTTGTCCTCATAAGCTTCGTTGCTGCTTCTTTTTCAGAAGAAACATGTTCCAGCAATGGGATGGTTTTCACGCCCAACGGCACCTACGACGCAAACCGCCGTCTCATCCTATCGTATCTTCCTTCAAACGTCACGGCTCAAAAGGGCCTCTTCTACAACGTCTCCATCGGACAAGAACCGAACCGTATCTACGCAACAGGCATGTGCATACAAGGATCAGATCCAGTCGACTGTTCTGACTGTATCAGGACCACTTCCGATGCTTTGATTCAGAAATGTCCAAACCAAACAGAAGCGTATTCATGGCCAGGTGGTCCCACGCTTTGCCATGTTCGCTACTCCAACACTTCTTTCTTAGGATCTGCTGATCTAAGTCCGAGGGATAGCATCACCCACGGCTCAAATGTAACCTCGGATCTAACAGAGTTCAAGAAGATATGGGAAGACTTAGCTGTTCGTATGGTTGATGCAGCATCCACGTCAAGAAGCACACCATCCTCTAGCGATAACCATTACACGGCTAATATCGCAGCCTTGACACCTTTCAAAGATGTCTATGCATTGATGCAATGCACTCCGGATATTTCCTCTAGTGATTGTAGGACTTGTCTACGACAGAGCGCATTTGAGTACTCCCAGCCATGCTGCAATACGAAGCAAGGAACTCGTATTGTTCGGCCAAGCTGCTATTTCCGGATGGAGTTGTATTCGTTCTCCAAGGCTACTTTTGTTAACTTTACGGCAGCTTCTCCTCCTCCGATGGCTATGCCACAGCCTCCAGATGGCCAGGCCAATATGACCAACAATG GAGAAGATAGCAAAAGACTCTCAACTGGAATTGTCGTGGCCATTACCGTTGCAACTGTTGTTGGCGTCTTGATACTGCTTGTTCTTGGTTATGTTCTATGCCGGAGGAGGAGAAACTCATACCAAAGAACTCAGTTTGAAA ATGATAGTGATATCTCAACTACACATTCATCACAATACGACTTTAAGACAATTGAAGTTGCAACAAACAATTTTTCCAGTAGTAATAAGCTCGGTGAAGGTGGGTTTGGCGAGGTTTACAAG GGTACACTATCAACTGGAACGGAAGTGGCTGTGAAGCGACTGTCGAAAATGTCAGGACAAGGGACAAGAGAGTTCAGGAACGAGGCTGTTCTTGTGTCAAAACTTCAACATAGGAATCTAGTTAGGCTTCTTGGATTCTGTTtagaaggaaaagaaaagattCTCATCTATGAGTTTGTCCCAAACAAAAGTCTTGACTATTTTCTATTTG ACCCTGAGAAGCAAAATCGGCTAGACTGGACTCAACGATACAAGATCATTGGAGGGATTGCTAGAGGAATTCTTTATCTTCATCAAGATTCACAGCTCACAATCATACATCGTGACCTCAAAGCGAGTAACATTCTTTTGGATGCCGGTATGCTCccaaaaatttcagattttggacTGTCTACGATCTTTGGAATAGAGCAAACTCAAGGCAATACCAATAGAATTGCTGGAACCTA tGCTTACATGTCTCCTGAGTATGCAATGCAAGGTCAATTCTCCATGAAATCTGACGTTTACAGCTTTGGAGTCTTAGTTCTCGAGATTATAAGCGGAAAGAAAAACAGTAACGTCTACCAGATGGATGAAACTAGTACTGCTGGAAACTTGGTCAACAAT GCTTGGAGGCTTTGGAGAAACGGGTCACCACTAGAGCTGTTGGATCCGGCCATTAGAAGGAATAATCAGAGTAACGAAGTCACTAGATGCATCCATATTGCGCTTTTATGTGTTCAAGACAATCCGGAAGACCGGCCAATGTTATCAACTATCATCTTGATGCTTACTAGCAACACAATTACTCTACCAGTGCCTAATCTACCGAGTTTTTTCCCACGGAACAGGCTCGAACTTGAGAAGGTATCTGAGGGATTCGAATCAAGTCGATCTACAGTTAAATCTGCTGGTTATTCTGTTAGTGACTCATCCATTACTGATTTAGAGCCTCGTTGA
- the LOC106368454 gene encoding uncharacterized protein At4g22758-like — translation MSNSTKMSNSTHRRRVPTPVGNGGRSLRMRRTASRCVSDKNRSKSINQVFERSFSDTSLDFRRDGDGSCMRRSSPLSGLPTEESGPIFYLPRIRSEVMASSPSLLRFSSPSSPFPTNQEENKREATKVVINVAVEGSPGPVRTMVKLSCNVEETIKLVVEKYCEEGRTPKLDKGAAYELHQSHFSIQCLEKGEIIGEIGSRNFYLRKGTHETGVSFAGIAPMRMSFIPSSNMIESCIAQFIGKILRRTRKLWNILVCTQ, via the exons ATGTCAAATTCAACCAAAATGTCAAATTCGACTCACCGGAGAAGAGTTCCGACTCCGGTGGGAAACGGAGGCCGGAGCCTCAGGATGAGACGGACGGCTTCCCGATGCGTTTCTGATAAGAACCGTTCAAAATCGATTAATCAGGTCTTTGAGCGAAGCTTCTCCGACACGAGTCTCGATTTCCGCCGCGACGGAGACGGTAGTTGCATGCGGCGATCCTCGCCGTTGAGTGGCTTACCGACGGAAGAATCTGGTCCGATCTTCTACTTGCCAAGGATTCGCTCTGAGGTTATGGCTTCTTCTCCGTCGTTGTTGCGCTTTTCTTCGCCATCGTCTCCATTTCCGACCAATCAAGAG GAAAATAAAAGAGAAGCAACAAAAGTTGTAATCAACGTAGCAGTTGAAGGAAGCCCTGGACCTGTAAGAACTATGGTTAAGTTGAGTTGCAACGTTGAAGAAACGATCAAACTCGTCGTTGAGAAATATTGTGAAGAAGGACGAACACCGAAACTCGACAAAGGTGCTGCCTATGAGTTGCATCAATCTCATTTCAGCATCCAAT GTTTGGAAAAAGGAGAAATAATCGGAGAAATAGGAAGTAGAAACTTCTACCTTAGAAAGGGAACTCATGAAACCGGAGTTTCTTTCGCCGGAATAGCTCCGATGAGAATGAGCTTTATTCCGTCGTCTAATATGATCGAATCGTGTATCGCTCAGTTTATTGGGAAAATCTTGAGGAGAACGAGAAAGTTATGGAACATATTGGTATGTACGCAATGA
- the LOC106368455 gene encoding protein TPX2 isoform X2, with protein MKIWRSSQRRSRRKRSTLSTSLMPLGGSISLGWSQRRSLNPPSSGFTLLPPTLPLVTFVTKLLLSEEVSDDKTEAAASTRSETAEDVCERDRETYQPSHINKTGNGMRFGMFSSQQGSHLKKLPSQPICKGPTVSNHNQNDKPKFRAKSSIRSTPRSSTLMRPTASQLAKQNNASKFHMQVDQIHEKGICGTEVQAAKRQKLDGGLLRKVADTKQEMNFVHKIPKKDTTLDRNSQQTRTKITIAQEPDFATSQRAHRTRHKNDAKLEQDSTTVYRFKARPFNRKIFDAPSLPIRKKSTPKLPEFQEFHLKTSERAMQHSSAVTTRSNQGSDVYKGSDKSNITDALDGVNRANRRPSAMDISKHDVSEGKHIFKARPLNKKILSSKGDMGIFKNSKRETTVPLEFSFHSEKRVQPDLPTDLFSKLSIKSELKQNNGSGTRFHQAKGFKENRVNSFQAGNEVTNRLAAGQQIQSSNSGVVINQTNQRWTVSRSLGIR; from the exons atgaagatatggagatcgAGCCAACGGCGTTCGAGGCGAAAGAGATCGACCTTGAGTACGAGTTTGATGCCTCTCGGTGGTTCGATTTCACTCGGATGGAGTCAGCGGAGGAGTCTCAATCCGCCGAGTTCTGGTTTCACTCTGCTCCCTCCTACGCTCCCTCTCGTGA CCTTCGTAACAAAACTGTTACTCAGTGAGGAGGTTTCTGATGACAAGACCGAGGCGGCGGCATCCACTAGATCAGAGACAGCAGAAGATGTTTGTGAGAGGGATAGAGAGACCTATCAGCCTTCGCATATCAATAAAACAG gAAATGGAATGCGTTTTGGGATGTTTTCATCCCAACAAGGTAGTCACTTGAAGAAACTCCCAAGTCAACCCATATGCAAAG GACCAACGGTTAGCAATCACAACCAAAATGATAAACCAAAGTTCCGAGCTAAGTCAAGCATTAGATCAACTCCAAGGAGCTCGACGTTAATGAGACCTACTGCTAGTCAGTtagcaaaacaaaataatgcAAG TAAATTCCATATGCAAGTTGATCAAATTCATGAGAAAGGAATATGTGGGACCGAAGTTCAAGCGGCTAAAAGACAGAAGCTTGATGGAGGTCTTCTTCGTAAG GTTGCTGATACAAAGCAGGAGATGAATTTTGTTCACAAAATACCCAAGAAG GATACAACTCTTGATAGAAACTCACAACAAACCAGGACAAAGATTACTATCGCACAGGAGCCTGATTTTGCTACATCGCAGAGGGCTCACAGGACACG GCACAAGAATGATGCCAAGTTAGAACAGGACTCAACAACTGTATATAGATTCAAAGCACGTCCATTTAACCGAAAG ATATTTGATGCTCCCTCATTGCCCATCCGGAAAAAGAGCACTCCAAAACTACCTGAGTTCCAA GAATTCCATTTGAAGACTTCAGAAAGGGCTATGCAACATTCTTCCGCAGTGACAACAAGGTCTAATCAGGGGAGTGATGTGTATAAG GGGTCAGACAAATCTAATATAACTGATGCACTTGACGGTGTTAACAGGGCAAATAGGAG ACCAAGCGCTATGGATATATCTAAGCATGATGTCTCGgagggaaaacacatttttaaaGCTCGTCCTCTAAACAAGAAG ATACTTTCAAGCAAAGGAGACATGGgcattttcaaaaatagcaaGCGAGAAACAACAGTGCCTTTG GAGTTTAGTTTTCATTCGGAAAAGAGAGTTCAACCAGATTTACCAACAGACCTTTTCAGCAAG CTCTCCATCAAATCTGAGCTCAAGCAAAACAATGGATCTGGCACAAGATTTCATCAAGCAAAG GGCTTCAAGGAAAATAGAGTGAACTCTTTCCAAGCAGGGAATGAG GTAACAAACAGACTGGCAGCTGGACAACAAATACAATCTAGTAATAGCGGAGTAGTAATCAACCAAACAAACCAGCGATGGACCGTTAGTAG GAGCTTAGGCATTCGCTGA